Proteins from a single region of Catenulispora acidiphila DSM 44928:
- a CDS encoding extracellular solute-binding protein — translation MKRLALLAATGLAASLALSACSSSKSSGGSSTSDSSSKPVTITLLAPNYGSTDKDDTKLYWQKIINDFQAKYPNVKVNLEMATWDNLATKLTTALQNNDAPDLFEGGGYADVAAQGLLYKASDIVSPQTVSNLIPHVAQLGQTKGSDGQSAQYGIPFTTSTRAFFYNTTLFQQAGITSAPQTWADVAADAAKIKALGKTGYGLPLGSEEAQAETYLWTLGNGGGYKDASGKWAIDSPANVQTFQWLTDNLVKPGLTEADPGTKDRTDLWKDFAAGNIGMLNGSPALVPILKAGSIGDNWKSAAIPGKSGALTSPLGVADFIEAFNTHSDHKAAIGEFLNFALQKQYQEQFDNEYDLLPATQDAATDLSGSNPTLKPFIDALPSAAWYPSSDPNWDPASQKVKDIVGKAVSSDPKGVLDQIQAVATASN, via the coding sequence GTGAAGCGTCTCGCCCTCCTCGCCGCGACCGGTCTGGCCGCGTCTCTCGCCCTGTCGGCGTGCTCCTCGAGCAAGTCCTCGGGCGGCTCGTCGACGTCCGACAGCTCCTCCAAGCCGGTGACCATCACGCTGCTCGCCCCGAACTACGGCAGCACCGACAAGGACGACACCAAGCTGTACTGGCAGAAGATCATCAACGACTTCCAGGCCAAGTACCCCAACGTCAAGGTCAACCTGGAGATGGCGACCTGGGACAACCTGGCCACCAAGCTGACCACGGCGCTGCAGAACAACGACGCGCCGGACCTGTTCGAGGGCGGCGGCTACGCCGACGTCGCGGCGCAGGGCCTGCTGTACAAGGCCTCGGACATCGTCTCCCCGCAGACCGTGTCCAACCTGATCCCGCACGTGGCGCAGCTGGGGCAGACCAAGGGCTCCGACGGCCAGTCGGCCCAGTACGGCATCCCGTTCACCACCTCCACCCGCGCGTTCTTCTACAACACCACGCTGTTCCAGCAGGCCGGCATCACCTCCGCGCCGCAGACCTGGGCCGACGTGGCGGCGGACGCCGCGAAGATCAAGGCGCTGGGCAAGACCGGCTACGGCCTCCCGCTGGGCTCGGAGGAGGCGCAGGCCGAGACCTACCTGTGGACCCTGGGCAACGGCGGCGGCTACAAGGACGCCTCGGGCAAGTGGGCGATCGACTCCCCGGCGAACGTGCAGACCTTCCAGTGGCTGACCGACAACCTGGTCAAGCCCGGTCTGACCGAGGCCGACCCGGGCACCAAGGACCGCACCGACCTGTGGAAGGACTTCGCGGCCGGCAACATCGGCATGCTCAACGGCTCCCCGGCGCTGGTCCCGATCCTGAAGGCCGGCAGCATCGGCGACAACTGGAAGTCCGCGGCGATCCCCGGCAAGTCCGGCGCGCTGACCTCCCCGCTGGGCGTCGCGGACTTCATCGAGGCCTTCAACACCCACTCCGACCACAAGGCCGCGATCGGCGAGTTCCTGAACTTCGCGCTGCAGAAGCAGTACCAGGAGCAGTTCGACAACGAGTACGACCTGCTGCCGGCCACCCAGGACGCGGCCACGGACCTGTCGGGCTCCAACCCGACCCTGAAGCCGTTCATCGACGCGCTGCCCTCGGCCGCCTGGTACCCGAGCTCGGACCCGAACTGGGACCCGGCCTCGCAGAAGGTCAAGGACATCGTGGGCAAGGCCGTGAGCTCGGACCCGAAGGGCGTCCTGGACCAGATCCAGGCCGTCGCGACAGCCAGCAACTAA
- a CDS encoding carbohydrate ABC transporter permease — protein MTTHTERGRLGRSRPARSRSVFSGLAPLAWIGPAIALIAFAVLWPVVKMVQSSTTHWSRYGVNLGSNGTDNYNKLFKEQDLSGVLERTGIWVVVVVTLTMVISLGVAQLFNQKFPGRTVARWALIAPWAASVMMTSIIFKWMLYPGYGFINIILNDLGLVDRNSPTADWLGHSGSGFIWEMAVAIFVSIPFTSYTVIAGLQTVPAEVYEAARVDGASKVRTYFSITLPLLRPALLVATVINVMNVFNSFPIIWEMTHGGPGYDTSTTTVFMWILKRQNIGESAALSVVNFALVIVIVFAFLKVSKWNSEGEA, from the coding sequence ATGACGACGCACACAGAGCGGGGCCGGCTCGGCCGGTCCCGCCCCGCCCGGTCCAGGTCGGTCTTCTCCGGCCTGGCCCCGCTGGCCTGGATCGGCCCGGCGATCGCGCTGATCGCCTTCGCCGTGCTGTGGCCGGTGGTGAAGATGGTCCAGTCCTCGACCACCCACTGGTCGCGCTACGGCGTGAACCTGGGGTCGAACGGCACGGACAACTACAACAAGCTGTTCAAGGAGCAGGATCTGTCCGGTGTGCTGGAGCGCACCGGGATCTGGGTGGTGGTGGTCGTCACCCTCACGATGGTCATCTCGCTGGGCGTCGCGCAGCTGTTCAACCAGAAGTTCCCGGGGCGCACCGTCGCCCGCTGGGCGCTGATCGCGCCCTGGGCCGCCTCGGTGATGATGACCTCGATCATCTTCAAGTGGATGCTGTACCCCGGCTACGGGTTCATCAACATCATCCTGAACGACCTGGGCCTGGTGGACCGCAACAGTCCCACCGCGGACTGGCTGGGGCACTCCGGCTCCGGGTTCATCTGGGAGATGGCGGTCGCGATCTTCGTCTCGATCCCGTTCACCAGCTACACGGTGATCGCCGGCCTGCAGACCGTCCCGGCCGAGGTCTACGAGGCCGCGCGGGTCGACGGCGCGTCCAAGGTGCGCACGTACTTCTCCATCACGCTGCCCCTGCTGCGCCCGGCGCTGCTGGTGGCCACGGTCATCAACGTGATGAACGTGTTCAACAGCTTCCCGATCATCTGGGAGATGACCCACGGCGGACCGGGGTACGACACCTCGACCACCACGGTCTTCATGTGGATCCTCAAGCGCCAGAACATCGGGGAGTCCGCCGCCTTGTCGGTGGTGAACTTCGCGCTCGTGATCGTGATCGTCTTCGCCTTCCTGAAGGTGAGCAAGTGGAACAGTGAGGGCGAGGCATGA
- a CDS encoding carbohydrate ABC transporter permease, translating into MTAVTTSNPTAARDRVPSAPKRSRGLPSVKKIALIGGAYLIALIFITPYLEMFLTALRPVNETSDPTIIPKHLQWSNFTSVFSGSSSFGTNMRITLEVACGATLLVLLVALPAAYYTARKKFRGRKAFLLLVLVTQMFQPTAMVVGIYGEMRDLGGINSVWALVIVDAGFNLAFAVWILSAYFAAIPVELEQAAMIDGASRFGAFRRVTIPLAMPGIVTALIFTFIAAWNEFIVALTLTTSPDKAPLSVAVDNYIGQYTVDYGHLFASTVIATIPVIVLFGLIERKVVDGLTAGSIK; encoded by the coding sequence ATGACAGCCGTGACGACCTCCAACCCGACCGCGGCCCGGGACCGGGTGCCCTCGGCGCCCAAGCGCTCGCGCGGCCTGCCCTCGGTGAAGAAGATCGCGCTGATCGGCGGCGCCTATCTGATAGCGCTGATCTTCATCACCCCCTACCTGGAGATGTTCCTGACCGCCCTGCGGCCGGTGAACGAGACCTCCGACCCGACGATCATCCCGAAGCACCTGCAGTGGTCGAACTTCACCTCGGTGTTCTCCGGCTCCTCCAGCTTCGGCACCAACATGCGCATCACCCTGGAGGTCGCCTGCGGCGCCACCCTCCTGGTGCTCCTGGTGGCCCTCCCGGCGGCGTACTACACGGCCCGCAAGAAGTTCCGCGGCCGCAAGGCCTTCCTGCTGCTGGTCCTGGTCACCCAGATGTTCCAGCCCACCGCCATGGTCGTCGGCATCTACGGCGAAATGCGCGACCTGGGCGGCATCAACTCGGTCTGGGCCCTGGTCATCGTGGACGCCGGCTTCAACCTGGCCTTCGCGGTATGGATCCTGTCGGCCTACTTCGCCGCCATCCCGGTCGAGCTGGAGCAGGCAGCCATGATCGACGGAGCATCCCGCTTCGGGGCATTCCGCCGCGTCACCATCCCCCTGGCCATGCCCGGCATCGTCACCGCCCTGATCTTCACCTTCATCGCCGCCTGGAACGAATTCATCGTGGCCCTGACCCTGACGACCAGCCCGGACAAAGCACCCCTGTCCGTAGCGGTGGACAACTACATAGGCCAATACACCGTCGACTACGGCCACCTGTTCGCCAGCACAGTGATCGCCACCATCCCGGTGATCGTCCTGTTCGGCCTGATCGAACGCAAGGTCGTCGACGGCCTGACAGCAGGCTCGATCAAGTAG